One window from the genome of Paenibacillus azoreducens encodes:
- the rpsO gene encoding 30S ribosomal protein S15 has product MALTQERKQQLIEEHKTHESDTGSPEVQIAILTENITNLTDHLRTHKKDHHSRRGLLKMVGQRRKLLAYLKNKDVKRYSALIEKLGLRR; this is encoded by the coding sequence ATGGCATTGACTCAAGAACGCAAACAACAACTGATTGAAGAGCACAAAACTCATGAGTCCGATACAGGATCCCCAGAGGTGCAAATTGCTATCCTTACGGAGAACATTACGAACCTGACTGACCACTTGCGTACGCACAAGAAAGATCATCATTCCCGCCGCGGATTGCTGAAAATGGTCGGCCAACGCCGTAAGCTGTTGGCATACTTGAAAAACAAAGATGTTAAACGCTACAGCGCTCTGATTGAAAAACTCGGATTGCGTCGTTAA
- a CDS encoding bifunctional riboflavin kinase/FAD synthetase, which yields MKTINLSYPLSVGITQEYAEPQVVAIGQFDGVHQGHASVISSAVRLAKQQGLPCAVMTFHPHPKDVMKKGNYEGNLTPLKEKQEMMARLGVDLLYIVEFSEVFSELSPQTFVDGMLLALKVKTAIVGFDFRFGYKGAGHAETLRELGGGSMDVEVIPPFEQGGEKVSSSAIRKALQSGEVEEANRLLGRPYRLRGVVVDGDKRGRTIGFPTANLRLIDKYVVPAKGVYAVRTLVQGQWLSGVMNLGVKPTFQEGVTLPSFEVHLLDFDRDIYGEELTVDLVSYIRSERKFPSIQELVAQIQADAGKAREILYSSQ from the coding sequence GTGAAGACTATCAATTTATCCTATCCCCTGTCCGTCGGCATTACCCAAGAGTATGCGGAACCGCAAGTTGTGGCTATCGGACAATTCGACGGCGTGCATCAGGGACATGCAAGCGTCATTTCCTCAGCTGTCAGGCTGGCGAAGCAGCAAGGGCTTCCGTGCGCGGTAATGACTTTTCATCCGCATCCCAAGGATGTGATGAAGAAAGGGAATTACGAAGGGAATTTGACGCCTCTGAAGGAAAAACAGGAAATGATGGCTCGATTGGGCGTAGACCTTCTCTATATAGTGGAATTCAGCGAAGTTTTTTCCGAGCTGAGTCCGCAAACTTTTGTGGACGGAATGCTGCTTGCGCTGAAAGTCAAAACGGCTATCGTCGGTTTTGACTTCCGCTTCGGCTACAAGGGCGCTGGCCACGCCGAAACGCTGCGTGAGCTCGGCGGGGGCAGCATGGATGTGGAAGTTATCCCGCCCTTCGAGCAGGGAGGCGAAAAGGTGAGCAGTTCCGCAATCCGCAAAGCCCTGCAAAGCGGCGAGGTGGAAGAAGCGAACCGTTTGCTCGGACGTCCTTATCGTTTGCGCGGCGTAGTGGTTGATGGCGACAAGCGGGGGAGAACCATCGGTTTTCCAACAGCAAATCTTCGATTGATCGATAAATACGTCGTTCCGGCAAAAGGCGTATATGCCGTCCGCACGCTGGTCCAGGGGCAGTGGCTGTCTGGCGTTATGAACTTGGGGGTCAAGCCGACGTTTCAGGAGGGTGTAACTTTACCTAGCTTTGAGGTTCATCTCTTGGATTTTGACCGTGATATTTACGGCGAGGAGCTAACGGTAGATTTGGTTTCCTATATCCGGTCGGAACGGAAATTCCCTTCCATCCAGGAGCTGGTCGCTCAAATTCAGGCCGATGCAGGGAAGGCCAGAGAGATTTTATACTCGTCCCAATAA
- the truB gene encoding tRNA pseudouridine(55) synthase TruB encodes MSLEGVLAVDKPAGMTSHDVVARTRRILKMKRIGHTGTLDPEVTGVLPLCLGRATRVVEYMQELPKEYEATLRLGMATDTEDLTGSVIEQVDYVSVTSEEAEKVLKSFVGTISQVPPMYSAVKVDGKRLYELAREGKTVERKSREVTIYEIEMKDLKRNGPFLDISFRALCSKGTYIRTLCVDIGRALGLPATMVKLTRTMSAGITSADCLSLEEIERLMQAGELQSRLIKVDHAIRHLPAHTVADDKAAAALQGQRLSGRAVSPEVKTAGHIRLYNSAGVFLGIFEKQEETGAIAPVKVFLPEI; translated from the coding sequence ATGAGTCTTGAGGGAGTTTTGGCCGTCGATAAACCGGCAGGAATGACTTCGCATGATGTCGTCGCCAGAACGCGCCGGATTTTGAAAATGAAGCGCATTGGCCACACGGGTACGCTGGACCCGGAAGTGACAGGCGTGCTGCCGCTTTGTCTTGGCAGAGCGACACGAGTCGTAGAGTATATGCAGGAACTGCCCAAGGAATATGAAGCGACGCTGCGGCTTGGAATGGCTACAGATACGGAAGATCTTACAGGCAGTGTTATCGAGCAGGTGGATTATGTCTCGGTTACGTCTGAGGAGGCTGAAAAAGTCCTCAAGTCGTTTGTAGGCACTATTTCCCAGGTTCCTCCCATGTATTCTGCAGTTAAAGTCGATGGCAAACGGCTGTATGAACTTGCGCGTGAAGGCAAAACGGTAGAGCGCAAAAGCCGTGAAGTCACGATATATGAAATCGAAATGAAAGATTTGAAACGAAACGGCCCGTTCTTGGATATATCCTTTAGAGCGCTTTGCTCCAAAGGGACATATATCCGAACGCTGTGCGTGGATATCGGACGTGCCCTCGGGCTTCCGGCGACCATGGTTAAGCTGACCCGCACGATGTCTGCCGGCATAACGTCTGCGGACTGCCTGTCGCTGGAAGAGATCGAACGGCTCATGCAGGCCGGTGAATTGCAAAGCCGTCTAATCAAGGTGGATCACGCCATCAGGCATCTGCCGGCCCATACCGTAGCGGATGACAAAGCGGCTGCGGCTCTTCAGGGCCAAAGGCTTTCAGGCAGGGCGGTGTCGCCGGAGGTCAAGACTGCGGGTCATATCCGGCTGTATAATAGCGCAGGCGTTTTTTTGGGAATCTTCGAGAAACAGGAAGAAACGGGAGCGATCGCTCCGGTCAAAGTGTTTTTGCCGGAGATATAA
- a CDS encoding DHH family phosphoesterase, whose product MQTYEQLLEQAKEFLQKHDDFLVVSHIQPDGDAVSSTVAVGWLLSCLGKKFTLINEGPIPERMRFLLLSDRIVNMEQTPLDRTFKHVICVDCADFGRVGQTSRYFEEGAFILNIDHHPTNNRYGNVALIQPEAAATAEILYDLIHRFDFEWTTDIASAIYTGLLTDTGGFRYSNTSPKVMRIASELLGYGVNGPELSENLLEAMTLPQMKVLVKALNTLEMTPDGKICWVYVTPEHMQETGAANEDLEGIVNYPRNIHGVEVGILFKVIHDNAVKVSLRSAGKVDVAALAQSFGGGGHVRAAGCRVEGSLESIIEQVVERVKSYL is encoded by the coding sequence ATGCAGACCTATGAACAGTTGCTTGAGCAGGCGAAAGAGTTTCTGCAAAAGCATGATGATTTTCTAGTAGTGTCGCATATTCAGCCAGATGGAGATGCAGTCAGTTCCACCGTAGCCGTGGGCTGGCTTCTCTCATGTCTGGGCAAAAAATTCACTTTGATCAATGAAGGCCCGATTCCGGAACGGATGCGTTTTTTGCTTTTGTCCGACCGGATTGTCAATATGGAACAAACGCCGCTTGACCGCACCTTTAAGCATGTGATATGTGTGGATTGCGCTGATTTCGGCAGAGTCGGGCAGACATCCCGCTATTTTGAAGAGGGTGCTTTCATTCTCAATATCGATCATCATCCAACCAACAACCGTTACGGGAACGTTGCGCTGATTCAGCCGGAAGCTGCTGCAACCGCCGAAATTTTGTATGATCTGATCCATCGCTTTGACTTCGAGTGGACGACCGATATCGCTTCGGCGATATATACCGGACTGCTGACGGATACCGGCGGCTTCCGTTATTCCAATACCTCGCCGAAAGTGATGCGAATTGCCTCCGAACTGCTGGGATATGGCGTCAACGGCCCGGAATTATCCGAGAATCTGCTTGAAGCGATGACACTGCCGCAAATGAAGGTGCTTGTCAAGGCGCTGAACACGCTTGAAATGACGCCTGACGGCAAAATTTGCTGGGTATACGTTACACCGGAGCATATGCAGGAAACCGGAGCAGCCAATGAGGATCTCGAAGGAATCGTCAACTATCCTCGCAACATTCATGGGGTGGAAGTCGGCATTTTATTTAAAGTTATCCATGACAATGCGGTGAAAGTGAGCCTTCGTTCAGCAGGTAAAGTCGACGTGGCGGCCCTTGCGCAAAGCTTTGGCGGCGGCGGGCATGTTCGTGCGGCGGGATGCCGCGTGGAGGGTTCTTTGGAATCCATCATTGAGCAGGTAGTAGAGCGGGTGAAATCATATTTATGA
- the rbfA gene encoding 30S ribosome-binding factor RbfA, which produces MAKIRVGRVGEQIKKELSQLIQSELKDPRIGFLTVTGVDVTNDLSQAKIYLSVLGDEEQKANSLKALEKANGFLRSELGKRIRLRHIPELIFKFDESIAYGSHIEKLLGEISKNDTN; this is translated from the coding sequence ATGGCCAAAATACGTGTTGGGCGGGTCGGCGAACAGATCAAAAAGGAACTGAGCCAACTCATCCAGAGTGAACTTAAGGACCCGCGCATCGGTTTCCTGACGGTAACCGGCGTGGATGTAACGAATGATCTATCCCAAGCCAAAATTTATCTCAGCGTGCTTGGAGACGAAGAACAGAAGGCGAATTCGCTGAAAGCTCTGGAGAAAGCAAACGGCTTTCTCCGTTCGGAGCTTGGCAAGCGGATCCGGCTTCGCCACATACCCGAGCTGATTTTTAAGTTCGATGAATCCATTGCTTATGGCAGCCATATCGAAAAGCTGCTCGGCGAGATAAGCAAAAACGATACGAACTAA
- the infB gene encoding translation initiation factor IF-2, protein MSKQDSKDKLRVYEYAKSLNMSSKEIITILKRLNIPVNNHMSVMENDTVSKVEQFFRDIKSNAAAKRESGELQTTANTSSVKNDSRTEKNQGSRQTGQGQKQQEKQVSMNNKSNQTTQNSSQRTQGGQDSRRNYSGQGGQSNGRPQGQHNGTGGRSQNAGPNAGNRNQGSSQGGRPQGANQGGANRGPGGQQSGGQRTNQGRPQQSGGRPQQSGSRPSQEGGSSDNFSRQNDNRGGNRNQGQNQNRGKGGNSRRFEDGNNKSGSFNRNNRGGKNNRGRQQQNQPPREKIDNTPKKIIVRGNMTVGETAKLLHKDASEVIKKLILMGVMATINQELDIDTILLLAGEFGVEVEVKIVVEDDRFENTEENDDPADLRTRPPVVTIMGHVDHGKTTLLDAIRSTNVTGGEAGGITQHIGAYQVEINNKKITFLDTPGHEAFTAMRARGAQITDITIIVVAADDGVMPQTVEAINHAKAAELPIIVAVNKIDKPAANPDRVKQELTEYGLVPEEWGGDTIFVNVSAKQKIGLEDLLEMILLVAEVNEYKANPDKRARGAVIEAELDKGRGPVARVLVQHGTLKVGDAFVAGNCFGRVRAMVNDKGRRLKEAGPSTPVEITGLTEVPLAGDPLMVFEDERKARSIAEKRAITQRQSDLGSNVRVTLDDLFQHIKDGEIKDLNVIIKGDVQGSVEALKGSLAKIEVEGVRVKIIHSGAGAITESDIILAAASNAIVIGFNVRPDPQAGATAEQEKVDIRLHRVIYKAIEEIEQAMKGMLDPEYKEVVIGHAEVRNLFKISKVGTIAGCMVTQGKIARNAEVRLIREGIVIHEGKIDTLKRYKDEAKEVAQGYECGITIEGYNDLKEGDIIEAFIMEAVERK, encoded by the coding sequence TTGAGTAAACAAGACAGTAAAGACAAACTGCGTGTATACGAATATGCAAAATCATTAAATATGAGCAGCAAAGAAATTATTACCATTTTGAAACGATTGAACATTCCCGTCAATAATCATATGAGCGTGATGGAGAATGATACGGTCTCAAAAGTGGAACAATTTTTTCGAGATATCAAATCGAATGCCGCTGCGAAAAGAGAAAGCGGGGAATTACAAACGACAGCTAATACATCTTCTGTAAAAAACGATAGTCGGACGGAGAAAAATCAAGGCAGCCGGCAAACCGGCCAAGGCCAAAAACAACAGGAAAAGCAGGTAAGTATGAATAATAAATCGAATCAAACCACACAAAACAGTTCCCAGCGAACCCAAGGCGGGCAAGATTCCCGCAGAAATTATTCCGGTCAAGGCGGACAGTCAAACGGCCGGCCGCAAGGACAGCATAACGGAACAGGCGGGCGCAGCCAAAACGCAGGCCCAAATGCGGGCAACCGCAATCAGGGATCTTCCCAAGGCGGACGACCGCAAGGAGCGAATCAGGGAGGAGCAAACCGCGGTCCCGGCGGACAACAATCCGGTGGACAGCGTACGAACCAAGGCCGTCCACAGCAATCCGGAGGTCGTCCGCAGCAGTCGGGATCCCGTCCTTCCCAAGAAGGCGGCTCGAGCGATAACTTCTCCAGACAAAATGACAACCGCGGCGGCAACCGCAATCAAGGCCAGAACCAGAACCGCGGCAAGGGCGGAAATTCCAGACGGTTTGAAGACGGCAACAATAAATCCGGTTCTTTTAACCGGAACAACCGCGGCGGCAAGAACAACAGAGGCAGACAGCAGCAGAATCAGCCACCGCGCGAGAAAATCGACAACACGCCGAAGAAAATCATCGTCCGCGGCAATATGACCGTAGGCGAAACGGCCAAACTGCTTCATAAAGACGCTTCCGAGGTTATCAAAAAGCTGATATTGATGGGCGTTATGGCTACGATTAACCAAGAGCTTGATATCGATACCATTCTCCTTCTTGCCGGAGAGTTCGGCGTTGAGGTTGAAGTGAAGATCGTTGTTGAAGACGACCGCTTCGAGAACACCGAGGAAAACGATGATCCGGCGGATCTGAGAACACGTCCGCCGGTGGTTACGATCATGGGTCACGTTGACCACGGTAAAACGACTTTGCTCGACGCCATTCGCTCCACGAATGTAACCGGCGGAGAAGCGGGCGGCATCACGCAGCATATCGGTGCTTACCAAGTTGAAATCAATAACAAGAAGATTACGTTCCTGGATACCCCGGGCCACGAAGCTTTTACGGCAATGCGCGCACGCGGTGCACAGATTACGGATATTACCATTATCGTTGTTGCGGCAGATGACGGCGTAATGCCGCAAACAGTAGAAGCAATCAACCATGCGAAGGCGGCGGAACTGCCGATTATCGTAGCTGTAAATAAAATCGACAAGCCGGCGGCCAATCCGGACCGGGTGAAGCAAGAGCTGACCGAATACGGCCTGGTTCCTGAAGAATGGGGCGGGGATACGATTTTTGTCAACGTTTCGGCGAAGCAAAAAATCGGCCTGGAAGATCTGCTCGAAATGATCCTGCTGGTTGCCGAAGTGAACGAATATAAAGCAAATCCGGATAAACGCGCGCGCGGCGCGGTTATTGAAGCCGAGCTGGATAAAGGCCGCGGTCCGGTTGCACGTGTCCTTGTTCAACATGGCACTCTTAAAGTCGGCGATGCTTTCGTTGCAGGCAACTGTTTTGGACGCGTTCGCGCCATGGTGAACGACAAAGGACGCCGCCTGAAAGAAGCAGGACCTTCCACTCCGGTTGAAATTACCGGTTTGACTGAAGTTCCATTGGCGGGAGATCCGCTTATGGTATTTGAAGACGAGCGCAAAGCGCGTTCGATCGCTGAAAAACGGGCCATCACCCAGCGCCAGTCCGATCTCGGCAGCAACGTTCGCGTTACGTTGGATGATCTGTTCCAACATATCAAAGACGGAGAAATCAAGGATCTGAATGTCATTATCAAAGGCGACGTTCAAGGTTCGGTTGAAGCGCTGAAAGGTTCCCTGGCCAAAATCGAAGTGGAAGGCGTACGCGTAAAAATCATCCACAGCGGCGCTGGCGCTATCACGGAATCCGATATCATTTTGGCTGCAGCTTCGAACGCGATCGTCATCGGCTTTAACGTTCGTCCGGATCCGCAAGCCGGGGCAACGGCGGAACAAGAGAAGGTTGACATCCGTCTGCACCGCGTCATTTACAAAGCGATTGAAGAAATTGAACAGGCTATGAAGGGAATGCTGGATCCTGAATATAAAGAAGTGGTCATCGGTCATGCCGAGGTCCGCAACCTGTTTAAAATCAGCAAAGTGGGCACGATTGCCGGTTGCATGGTTACGCAGGGCAAAATCGCGCGGAATGCGGAAGTGCGTTTGATCCGGGAAGGCATTGTTATTCACGAAGGCAAAATCGATACGCTCAAACGCTACAAAGATGAAGCCAAAGAAGTTGCCCAAGGATATGAATGCGGGATCACCATTGAAGGTTATAATGACCTTAAAGAGGGCGACATCATCGAGGCATTCATCATGGAGGCCGTCGAGCGCAAGTAA
- a CDS encoding YlxQ family RNA-binding protein, translated as MNKFFSRLGLAMRAGKVLTGDEIVLKAIRSSEAKLVILAGDASANTQKKFRDKCGTYNIPLVIGFDRERLGTSIGKPERVVLAITDQGFAEMISKSLEIMSEVEYIE; from the coding sequence ATGAATAAATTCTTTTCCCGTCTGGGTCTTGCCATGCGTGCAGGGAAGGTGCTGACCGGTGACGAGATTGTGCTGAAAGCGATACGGTCTTCAGAAGCAAAGCTTGTTATCCTTGCGGGAGACGCCTCAGCAAATACACAGAAAAAGTTCCGCGATAAATGCGGAACGTACAACATCCCTCTGGTGATCGGATTTGACCGCGAACGTTTGGGCACAAGCATCGGTAAACCCGAAAGAGTTGTGCTCGCAATTACGGATCAAGGATTCGCAGAAATGATCTCCAAAAGTCTGGAGATAATGTCGGAGGTGGAGTATATTGAGTAA
- the rnpM gene encoding RNase P modulator RnpM, which produces MKQRKVPLRKCVACQEMMPKKELIRIVKTPDDEVLIDLTGKKSGRGAYLCGKVSCFKLAQKNKSLDRALKHHVKPEIYEQLAEDFISVEDEFLAGKERLDNE; this is translated from the coding sequence ATGAAGCAAAGAAAAGTGCCCTTGCGCAAATGCGTGGCGTGCCAGGAAATGATGCCGAAAAAAGAACTGATCCGCATTGTGAAAACGCCTGATGACGAGGTGCTGATCGACCTGACCGGCAAGAAGTCGGGCCGGGGGGCTTACCTGTGCGGTAAAGTTTCCTGTTTCAAGCTGGCACAAAAAAACAAATCATTGGATCGCGCCCTCAAGCATCATGTCAAACCGGAAATTTATGAGCAGCTGGCCGAGGATTTTATCTCGGTGGAGGATGAATTTTTAGCGGGTAAAGAAAGGTTGGACAATGAATAA
- the nusA gene encoding transcription termination factor NusA — MSMDFIEAMNELEREKGISKDILFEAIEAALISSYKRNFNTAQNVRVDMNRNSGVIKVYARKLVVEEVLDPRTEISLPAAREINPHFQIDDIAEIEVTPRDFGRIAAQTAKQVVTQRIREAERGLIYNAFIDKEEDIVTGTVQRQDLRNFYVDLGKIEAVLPLSELMPNEKFKHGDRIKAYITKVENTTKGPQILLSRTHPGLLKRLFELEVPEIFDGVVEIRSVAREAGFRSKIAVYSRNPEVDPVGSCVGPKGLRVQTIVNELRGEKIDIVRYSEQVEEYVANALSPSKVLEVIVFEEEKMARVIVPDYQLSLAIGIKGQNARLAAKLTGWKIDIKSESQAEQEFGRPKTSSAEMHQDSVSVD; from the coding sequence ATGAGTATGGATTTTATTGAGGCAATGAACGAACTGGAAAGAGAGAAAGGGATTAGCAAGGATATTTTGTTCGAGGCCATTGAGGCCGCGCTGATCTCCAGCTACAAACGTAATTTTAATACAGCACAAAATGTGCGCGTCGATATGAACCGTAATTCGGGGGTTATTAAGGTATATGCGCGCAAACTGGTTGTGGAAGAGGTTCTGGATCCGCGCACTGAAATTTCCTTGCCGGCGGCAAGGGAGATCAATCCGCACTTCCAGATCGACGATATCGCCGAGATTGAAGTGACGCCACGCGATTTCGGCCGCATCGCCGCACAAACGGCGAAGCAAGTCGTAACACAGCGCATCCGCGAAGCGGAAAGAGGACTAATCTACAACGCCTTTATCGATAAAGAGGAAGATATCGTAACAGGTACCGTTCAGCGTCAGGATCTGCGCAATTTCTATGTGGATCTCGGCAAAATCGAAGCCGTGCTTCCGCTCAGCGAATTGATGCCGAATGAAAAATTCAAGCATGGCGACCGGATTAAAGCGTATATCACCAAGGTTGAAAATACGACGAAGGGTCCGCAAATCCTGCTGTCCCGCACGCATCCGGGGCTCTTGAAGCGTCTGTTCGAGCTTGAAGTGCCGGAAATTTTCGACGGCGTGGTTGAAATCCGTTCCGTAGCCCGCGAAGCTGGGTTCCGTTCCAAAATCGCGGTGTATTCCCGCAATCCGGAAGTGGATCCTGTCGGTTCCTGCGTGGGGCCTAAGGGTTTGCGTGTGCAGACCATTGTCAATGAGCTGCGCGGAGAAAAAATTGACATCGTTCGCTACTCGGAACAGGTTGAGGAATATGTGGCTAACGCCTTGAGTCCTTCCAAAGTTCTCGAAGTGATCGTGTTTGAAGAAGAAAAAATGGCACGCGTGATCGTGCCTGACTACCAGCTGTCCCTGGCGATTGGCATTAAGGGCCAAAACGCGCGGCTTGCGGCCAAGCTGACAGGCTGGAAAATCGACATCAAAAGCGAAAGTCAGGCGGAACAGGAATTCGGCAGACCGAAAACTTCTTCGGCTGAGATGCATCAGGATTCCGTGTCCGTCGATTAA
- the rimP gene encoding ribosome maturation factor RimP produces the protein MSTPKIKGIVEEMVHTFLDEHNFELVDVEYVKEGSNYFLRVYVDKEGGIDIDDCGMISEYLSQKLDENDPIPTAYFLEVSSPGAERPLKKSEDVAKAVGKDVFVTVYEAIDGLKEFEGRLLSFENDELVISAGKKQYTVPYAKVASARLAIIF, from the coding sequence TTGAGCACACCGAAGATCAAGGGAATTGTTGAAGAAATGGTCCACACCTTTCTGGATGAGCATAACTTTGAGCTTGTTGACGTGGAATACGTGAAGGAAGGCAGCAACTATTTCCTGCGCGTGTACGTCGACAAGGAGGGCGGTATCGACATTGACGATTGCGGCATGATCAGTGAATACCTAAGCCAGAAGCTGGATGAGAATGATCCGATTCCAACCGCTTATTTTCTGGAGGTATCTTCCCCTGGAGCCGAACGTCCGCTGAAAAAAAGCGAAGATGTTGCCAAAGCCGTCGGCAAAGATGTGTTTGTTACCGTGTACGAAGCGATTGATGGCCTGAAAGAATTTGAAGGCCGGCTTCTGTCTTTTGAGAATGATGAGCTTGTCATCTCTGCGGGAAAGAAGCAATATACCGTACCGTATGCGAAAGTTGCCAGTGCTCGACTGGCCATTATTTTTTAA